In a genomic window of Littorina saxatilis isolate snail1 linkage group LG6, US_GU_Lsax_2.0, whole genome shotgun sequence:
- the LOC138968027 gene encoding calponin homology domain-containing protein DDB_G0272472-like, producing MAERSDTGGGTYDHYLALGEKHGLKAEALFKFAQDHMDREERIQEREAKKVAAEAEAKKAQAEAEVEAKKMEAEAEAKKQETEVKRLETEAETKRLETEAETKRLETQAETRRLEMELDAKRLEADTEARKMDLEFKKEAQQGTGGNAGGKSGHSSRPQYPKLPMFKEDKDDIDSFLIVEQDSLTIEVKVIVAEDKMVWAEIPSFKAEERIIDRVEDGSKEILEVQTQSLT from the exons ATGGCTGAGCGTAGTGATACTGGTGGTGGCACATATGATCATTATTTGGCATTGGGAGAGAAGCATGGCTTAAAGGCAGAagctttgtttaagtttgcTCAGGATCATATGGATAGAGAAGAGAGAATTCAGGAAAGGGAGGCAAAGAAAGTAGCAGCTGAGGCTGAGGCAAAGAAGGCACAAGCTGAAGCTGAGGTTGAGGCAAAGAAGATGGAAGCTGAGGCCGAAGCAAAGAAACAGGAAACAGAAGTAAAAAGATTAGAAactgaggctgagacaaaaagattagaaactgaggctgagacaaaaagattagaaaCTCAGGCTGAGACAAGAAGGTTAGAAATGGAATTAGATGCAAAGAGGCTAGAAGCAGATACTGAGGCAAGGAAAATGGATTTGGAGTTTAAGAAAGAAGCGCAGCAAGGTACGGGTggaaatgcaggtgggaaaTCAGGTCACAGCAGCAGGCCCCAGTACCCCAAACTCCCAATGTTCAAGGAAGATAAAGATGACATTGACAGTTTTTT AATCGTGGAGCAGGACAGTCTTACAATCGAGGTCAAGGTGATAGTGGCAGAAGACAAGATGGTATGGGCAGAAATACCAAGTTTCAAGGCAGAGGAGAGAATCATAGACCGGGTAGAGGATGGCAGCAAGGAAATACTAGAGGTACAG ACCCAGTCGCTGACCTAG